From the Oleiphilus messinensis genome, one window contains:
- a CDS encoding AraC family transcriptional regulator yields the protein MSKNDPYDLSRPSLPATYAKVLLDVLSERGIDSAPLIRNAALPTVALTRTDSRINLFQWSKLVLEALNAAEDDGIGYEYGLALPPTAHGMLVFAAMSAPTLGAALDLASTFFGMRLQSFRLEVQKNQIDVQTNQNVAIIKIAETHPIFRASPRDAQRLRRFFYETLMLTVVKVADGLTGNKIGPQVLIHVDWPEPEYHGKYCDRLPDIRFDQVTNQIMLPDALLTLPLPAANETAYQQALAYCEQEKARFCRDVEDITERVKATLILTPYSGYPKIDAVASRLNLSSRTLKRRLQEVGSSFLRVLEAVQQREAESLLTNTDMQIQEIANFLGYKGAANFTRAFNRWSGETPGQYRKKAKQ from the coding sequence ATGTCCAAAAACGATCCCTATGACCTCTCCAGACCAAGCCTGCCGGCGACCTATGCGAAAGTGCTACTTGATGTGTTGTCTGAACGCGGAATCGATAGTGCACCACTGATCAGAAACGCAGCGTTACCGACTGTAGCCCTGACCCGCACAGACTCGCGCATTAATCTATTTCAGTGGTCAAAGCTGGTACTTGAGGCGTTGAACGCTGCAGAAGATGATGGTATTGGCTACGAATACGGTCTAGCGTTGCCCCCCACTGCCCACGGAATGCTTGTTTTTGCTGCCATGAGTGCGCCAACCCTAGGTGCGGCTCTGGATCTGGCTTCCACATTTTTCGGTATGAGACTTCAAAGCTTTCGTTTGGAAGTTCAAAAAAATCAGATCGATGTACAAACAAATCAGAATGTTGCCATCATCAAAATAGCCGAAACTCATCCCATTTTCCGGGCCTCGCCAAGGGATGCCCAACGGCTGCGACGTTTCTTTTATGAAACCTTGATGTTGACCGTCGTGAAGGTTGCAGACGGACTGACCGGTAACAAGATTGGCCCGCAGGTTTTAATACACGTCGATTGGCCAGAGCCGGAATACCATGGAAAATACTGCGACAGATTACCCGATATACGATTTGATCAGGTGACGAATCAGATCATGCTGCCTGACGCACTTTTAACTCTCCCATTACCCGCTGCGAATGAAACGGCGTACCAGCAGGCACTGGCTTATTGTGAACAGGAAAAGGCGAGATTCTGCCGGGACGTTGAAGATATTACTGAGCGTGTCAAAGCAACCCTGATACTCACGCCTTACTCCGGCTATCCCAAAATTGACGCTGTGGCATCCCGTTTAAACCTTTCATCCCGAACCTTGAAAAGGCGTTTACAGGAGGTCGGCTCGAGTTTTTTACGGGTTCTCGAAGCGGTCCAGCAACGAGAAGCAGAAAGTCTACTAACGAACACCGATATGCAAATTCAGGAAATTGCGAACTTCCTTGGTTATAAAGGTGCCGCAAACTTTACCCGTGCGTTCAACCGTTGGTCTGGGGAAACGCCGGGACAGTATAGGAAGAAAGCAAAACAGTAG
- a CDS encoding SDR family NAD(P)-dependent oxidoreductase, which translates to MSLPQPSDNARAVVTGASSGIGEALARQLASRGYSLILVARRVAKLEILAAELRHQYGVIVELYPCDLGDRAARHQFRDELAKREISILCNNAGFATFGKLKDLNPEREREELEVNAVAVQDLTLAVLPAMIQRQSGSILIVGSTSGHQPTPSNATYAASKAFANSFAESLHSELNGTGVSCTLLAPGPTRTGFTEVAGITKIDEIGGNTLWLSAERVANEAINGMDKNRRIVIPGLIAQMQTLGGRYTPRSLLLPILKQVFSRLS; encoded by the coding sequence ATGAGCTTGCCCCAACCCTCAGACAATGCTCGCGCCGTGGTAACCGGTGCCTCCTCTGGTATCGGAGAAGCGCTTGCACGGCAATTGGCCTCTCGTGGCTATTCGCTGATTTTAGTCGCACGTCGTGTTGCCAAACTTGAAATATTGGCTGCAGAATTGCGTCATCAGTATGGAGTAATTGTCGAGTTGTATCCATGTGATCTAGGTGATAGAGCTGCACGTCACCAGTTTCGTGATGAACTGGCGAAACGGGAAATCTCGATTCTCTGTAACAATGCGGGCTTTGCCACTTTTGGAAAACTCAAAGATCTGAACCCTGAGCGTGAACGAGAAGAGCTTGAGGTAAACGCTGTTGCTGTGCAGGATCTGACGTTGGCGGTGCTGCCAGCCATGATCCAGCGCCAGTCAGGTTCGATTCTGATTGTAGGCTCAACTTCGGGCCATCAACCCACTCCATCCAATGCGACTTATGCTGCGAGCAAGGCATTCGCCAACTCCTTTGCGGAGTCGCTGCATAGTGAACTCAATGGTACTGGTGTCAGCTGCACCCTACTCGCTCCAGGCCCAACCCGAACCGGCTTCACTGAAGTGGCTGGTATTACAAAAATAGACGAAATCGGTGGTAATACCCTTTGGTTAAGTGCCGAACGCGTTGCGAATGAAGCGATTAATGGCATGGATAAAAACAGGCGCATTGTGATTCCTGGACTTATCGCCCAAATGCAGACGCTGGGGGGGCGTTATACGCCACGTAGTCTGCTGTTGCCTATCCTGAAACAGGTTTTTTCGAGGTTGTCCTGA
- a CDS encoding acetoacetate decarboxylase family protein, translating into MLKQLIADLKTPISLVKSGGGRLYQNAQYLTAVVEVDEKAMTRWLPSGIKLANPNRADLFCAYFPNNVYTGAYHEAGLFVHVKAGRGYGIFCPWMILDDDRAMILGRELLGYPKKMGEISWAHEDNRIITHASRRGSSLIEMKATLGEVLHDAPPILGLPHRNVSGLMGLGLPREIRFTPIEKPIEVRQVDMQLSLNGSANDPVHEMGLGRVVEARLHRVDLFSSLLPPLQIPRITNPLFLARQLNPRVL; encoded by the coding sequence ATGTTAAAGCAATTAATCGCAGATCTAAAAACACCAATATCTTTAGTTAAGTCAGGTGGCGGTAGACTGTATCAGAATGCCCAATACCTCACCGCTGTTGTCGAGGTTGATGAAAAAGCAATGACACGATGGCTTCCGTCCGGGATAAAGCTTGCTAACCCGAACCGTGCGGATCTGTTCTGTGCTTACTTCCCAAATAACGTTTACACGGGGGCATACCATGAAGCGGGTCTTTTTGTACATGTTAAAGCGGGCCGGGGTTACGGCATCTTTTGCCCTTGGATGATTCTAGATGATGATCGTGCCATGATCCTGGGTCGGGAGCTCCTGGGCTATCCCAAAAAAATGGGTGAGATCAGCTGGGCACACGAAGATAACCGCATTATTACCCATGCCAGCCGTCGTGGCTCTAGCTTGATCGAGATGAAAGCAACCCTTGGCGAGGTTTTACATGACGCCCCCCCTATTTTAGGTCTTCCCCATCGAAATGTTTCCGGCCTGATGGGGTTGGGATTACCCCGTGAAATTCGATTTACCCCCATAGAGAAGCCCATTGAAGTCCGCCAGGTTGACATGCAGTTGAGTCTGAATGGTTCCGCCAATGATCCCGTTCATGAAATGGGTTTAGGTCGAGTTGTGGAAGCACGTCTTCATCGGGTGGATCTTTTCAGCAGTCTGTTACCCCCGCTGCAAATTCCTCGAATTACCAATCCTTTGTTCTTGGCACGCCAGCTAAATCCACGTGTATTGTAA
- a CDS encoding NADH:flavin oxidoreductase/NADH oxidase family protein, with protein sequence MTQSNTPIDSSPLGTSYNLPCGVTLRNRIVKSAMSEQLGDRYGSPTTDLEQLYAAWAKGGAGLLITGNVMVDRRAFVEPRNTVLEDERFIPAYRRWAEAIHGHGGKIIMQINHPGRVAVLPLLKRPVGPSAVPLQLPGMGARKPRAMTEAEIKEQINRFTTSAILAVQAGFDGVQIHAAHGYLLSQFLSPLSNIRTDSWGGNEENRRRLLIEIVRSVRQSIGPDKILSVKLNSSDFQKGGLSQSESINIALALEAEGTDLLEISGGNYESPAQLGFAPDSHAANDAYFIDFAEQLRQHCRMPLMLTGGLRNAAFMNEIIKKGVVDAVGLARPFAMKPDLATDLLAGRSAPESPRVPAVGYKPVDAYMQLAWHAAQFRRISAGLPPKHLGGLMKTLLAFGPRMGCNIATQR encoded by the coding sequence ATGACTCAGAGCAACACACCGATTGATTCCAGTCCACTCGGTACGTCTTACAACCTACCTTGTGGGGTGACACTTCGTAATCGCATTGTAAAATCGGCTATGAGTGAACAGCTTGGAGATCGTTACGGTTCTCCTACCACTGATTTGGAGCAACTTTACGCGGCATGGGCCAAAGGCGGTGCCGGTTTGCTTATCACCGGTAACGTCATGGTTGATCGTCGAGCCTTCGTTGAACCGCGTAATACAGTGCTAGAAGACGAACGTTTTATACCTGCTTACCGGCGCTGGGCTGAAGCTATCCATGGGCATGGTGGAAAAATTATCATGCAGATCAATCATCCCGGCCGGGTAGCCGTTTTGCCGCTCTTGAAGCGCCCTGTCGGCCCCTCTGCGGTTCCATTACAACTTCCCGGCATGGGGGCACGAAAACCTCGGGCGATGACGGAGGCGGAAATCAAAGAACAAATTAATCGCTTCACTACCTCTGCGATTCTGGCAGTACAGGCTGGTTTTGATGGCGTTCAGATTCATGCTGCACACGGTTACTTGCTCTCTCAATTCCTCTCGCCGTTGTCTAATATCCGCACGGATAGCTGGGGCGGAAATGAGGAAAATCGTCGTCGTTTGCTAATCGAAATCGTGCGTTCAGTGCGTCAGTCGATCGGTCCTGACAAAATACTTTCCGTCAAACTGAATTCCTCTGACTTCCAGAAAGGCGGTTTGAGCCAAAGCGAATCGATTAACATTGCCCTTGCGCTCGAAGCCGAAGGCACTGACCTTCTGGAAATCTCGGGTGGAAACTACGAATCACCTGCGCAACTGGGCTTTGCCCCGGATAGCCATGCCGCTAACGATGCTTACTTCATCGACTTTGCAGAGCAACTTCGTCAACATTGCAGAATGCCATTGATGTTGACCGGCGGTTTGCGTAATGCTGCTTTCATGAATGAAATTATTAAAAAAGGTGTGGTAGACGCAGTGGGTCTCGCACGCCCTTTCGCCATGAAGCCAGACCTCGCCACCGATCTCCTCGCTGGCAGATCCGCTCCTGAATCACCACGAGTTCCTGCCGTTGGTTACAAACCTGTAGACGCCTATATGCAACTGGCCTGGCACGCGGCTCAATTCCGTCGAATTAGTGCTGGCTTACCGCCAAAACATCTGGGCGGATTGATGAAAACGCTTCTGGCTTTTGGACCACGCATGGGGTGTAACATAGCGACCCAGCGCTGA
- a CDS encoding NAD(P)/FAD-dependent oxidoreductase, with the protein MLDHINRALGDTKFTSYWLDDPSAPDVEESLNAHIATDLLIVGSGFTGLWSAVQAKEQSPGRDVIVIEANTAAIGASGRPGAILSPSLMHGMENTERLFPGEMAELERLGKENMDQFRQTIEKYRIDCDVEWTGELIVAVDEQGVSDLEDEYRLYTQHGHDVCLLNHENVLEEINSPLFIKGLWSKQRAGSINPAKMAWGLKRVAKQLGVIFYENTPMISSIASGDAVRVRTPKGSVTANKVILATNAFTKHQKKISTRVAAIRDRIVMTEPLTPKQLSSLGWKNRQGIFDTRSQLNYMRLTKDNRILFGGRLGYFYGNNTDPEFDKSATPYVRLVEALYQTFPAINGIKISHAWSGPIALNTKMTLHFQHFHSSKMIYAGGYSGFGVTASRFAARMALAIVDDRDIPERKLSFTQTKPGWIPPEPFRWMGIKLTFYALNTYKTKGGWRDAWLYLLDKLGFPLKP; encoded by the coding sequence GTGCTTGATCACATAAACCGGGCTTTAGGCGACACCAAATTTACGTCCTATTGGTTGGATGATCCTAGCGCGCCAGATGTTGAAGAAAGTCTGAACGCTCATATCGCTACGGATTTGTTAATCGTCGGCAGCGGCTTCACTGGCCTATGGAGTGCAGTTCAAGCTAAAGAACAAAGCCCTGGTCGTGATGTAATTGTAATTGAAGCAAATACTGCAGCAATAGGCGCGTCAGGCAGACCCGGTGCCATTTTATCACCTTCGTTGATGCATGGAATGGAAAATACAGAACGACTCTTTCCCGGTGAAATGGCAGAACTTGAGCGATTAGGGAAAGAGAATATGGATCAGTTTCGGCAGACCATTGAAAAATACAGGATCGATTGTGATGTGGAGTGGACTGGTGAATTGATTGTAGCCGTGGACGAGCAGGGCGTTAGTGACCTTGAAGATGAATACAGGTTGTACACTCAACACGGGCATGATGTTTGTCTACTTAACCATGAAAACGTGCTTGAAGAAATAAATTCCCCATTGTTTATAAAGGGACTTTGGTCTAAACAACGAGCAGGTTCCATCAATCCAGCCAAAATGGCCTGGGGTTTGAAACGGGTAGCGAAACAGTTGGGTGTTATTTTCTATGAGAATACACCAATGATATCCAGTATTGCCTCAGGTGATGCGGTTCGAGTAAGAACCCCCAAAGGAAGCGTAACAGCAAATAAAGTCATCCTGGCCACAAATGCATTTACCAAGCATCAGAAAAAGATCAGTACCCGGGTTGCGGCCATCCGTGATCGGATTGTAATGACTGAGCCTTTAACACCGAAACAACTATCCAGTTTAGGCTGGAAAAACAGGCAAGGCATTTTTGATACGCGGTCTCAACTGAACTATATGCGGCTGACAAAAGATAATCGCATTCTTTTTGGGGGACGCCTGGGTTATTTCTACGGTAACAATACCGATCCTGAGTTTGATAAATCTGCGACACCTTATGTCCGATTAGTCGAAGCCTTATACCAAACCTTTCCGGCGATCAATGGCATTAAAATATCGCATGCTTGGAGCGGGCCTATCGCATTAAACACAAAGATGACGCTGCATTTTCAGCACTTCCACAGCAGCAAAATGATCTATGCAGGCGGCTATTCAGGATTTGGTGTAACTGCGAGCCGATTTGCAGCCAGAATGGCTTTAGCCATCGTGGATGATCGCGATATTCCCGAGCGGAAATTATCGTTTACACAAACGAAGCCAGGCTGGATACCACCAGAACCCTTCCGATGGATGGGGATAAAACTCACATTTTATGCATTAAACACCTATAAAACGAAAGGTGGATGGCGGGATGCATGGCTGTATCTGTTAGATAAATTGGGATTTCCCCTGAAGCCATAA
- a CDS encoding YheT family hydrolase: MSSTELFFQVNDGNNQILNGLTQINKPFRPTPWLYNHHLQLLWLGMKKQFGSKLTYDRRDLLTMEDGGTTALHWLGTHLPENTPTLIVLSTITGSPHSMRGFVRDMYRITGWRIVFCERRGHGNLPVTSPKINTLGDVEDFKAQITHIQAKVPNSALYAIGSSAGTGLLVRYLGEEGCKTAIKAAFAYCPGFNIDVAFSRANPFYSKAMTRKLKRHFIEANSQHFSHLPSYPAIQQSRTLDEFHRNIYECAGYASKDEYYQYCNPMNGFENISIPLFILNAADDPVCVVENVRDYQQAIANMPNLILALTKNGSHCAHFADWDAKPWAHQLAAQYFLNLHKQLNLRQ, encoded by the coding sequence ATGAGTTCAACTGAACTGTTCTTTCAGGTAAATGATGGAAACAACCAAATCCTCAATGGGCTGACCCAGATCAACAAGCCATTCAGACCCACTCCCTGGCTGTATAATCACCACTTGCAGTTGCTTTGGCTAGGCATGAAAAAACAATTTGGATCAAAGCTGACATACGACCGCCGTGATTTGTTAACCATGGAAGACGGGGGAACAACTGCACTACATTGGCTAGGTACGCACTTGCCGGAAAACACGCCGACGTTAATCGTATTGTCTACCATAACGGGGTCGCCACACAGCATGCGTGGTTTTGTGCGAGATATGTACCGAATAACAGGGTGGCGAATTGTGTTTTGCGAACGCCGGGGGCATGGCAACCTTCCAGTGACCAGCCCTAAAATTAACACGCTGGGCGATGTTGAAGACTTTAAAGCACAAATCACACACATACAGGCCAAGGTACCCAACTCGGCACTCTATGCTATTGGTTCGTCCGCTGGTACAGGATTGCTGGTTAGATATCTCGGAGAAGAGGGGTGTAAAACCGCGATTAAAGCGGCTTTTGCATACTGTCCGGGGTTCAACATTGATGTTGCGTTTTCAAGAGCCAATCCGTTCTACAGCAAGGCGATGACCCGTAAGCTAAAACGTCATTTTATTGAGGCCAATAGCCAACATTTCAGTCATTTACCTTCCTATCCGGCCATCCAGCAATCCCGCACGCTAGATGAATTTCACCGAAACATTTACGAGTGTGCGGGATATGCAAGCAAGGATGAATACTATCAGTACTGCAATCCAATGAATGGGTTCGAGAACATTAGCATTCCACTTTTTATCCTCAACGCTGCGGATGATCCAGTATGTGTGGTCGAAAACGTGCGAGATTACCAGCAAGCGATTGCCAATATGCCTAATCTCATACTGGCTCTAACAAAAAATGGAAGCCACTGCGCACATTTTGCAGATTGGGATGCAAAGCCATGGGCTCATCAACTTGCTGCGCAGTATTTTTTGAACCTGCACAAGCAGCTAAACCTAAGACAGTAA
- a CDS encoding mechanosensitive ion channel domain-containing protein, whose product MTWLLVALVFVIYGMSLRFIGVVIRRLGMSKEVHQYRITYITKTLDIAATLVMLIIISLILGIEYNQVTVFVSSVFAVIGVALFAQWSILSNITASLIIFFGFPYRVGDWVKVLDGENSVSGQINEITLFHVIIQSENEIMTYPNNLIIQKAVMKSSEQRLSKEPSTEKSQVDTVT is encoded by the coding sequence ATGACTTGGTTACTGGTTGCTCTGGTTTTTGTGATCTATGGAATGAGTCTGCGATTCATCGGTGTTGTGATTAGGCGTCTGGGTATGTCGAAAGAGGTACACCAATATCGAATAACCTATATAACAAAAACCTTGGATATTGCTGCTACATTGGTAATGTTGATTATAATCTCCTTGATTTTGGGGATTGAATATAATCAAGTTACTGTTTTCGTGTCCTCAGTCTTTGCTGTAATTGGGGTTGCGTTATTTGCCCAATGGTCAATTCTGAGTAACATTACCGCCAGCCTGATCATTTTTTTTGGTTTCCCCTACCGAGTAGGTGACTGGGTCAAAGTGCTGGATGGCGAAAACAGTGTTAGTGGGCAAATTAATGAAATCACGTTATTTCATGTGATCATCCAAAGTGAGAACGAAATAATGACATATCCAAATAACTTAATAATCCAAAAAGCTGTGATGAAATCGAGTGAGCAACGCCTATCAAAGGAACCTTCAACTGAAAAGTCGCAGGTCGATACAGTGACCTAG
- a CDS encoding calcium/sodium antiporter — protein sequence MDILLLLSGIALLSLGGEALIRGSLSASQRLGISPLLSGLIIVGFGTSAPELAVSLDAAVNERPDLAIGNVVGSNIGNIFLILGLCAVITPLAVRPLILRRDASMVCFASLLFILFANDQVVGIVNGIVLLLALIAYLLWAYLSEKVRTAPSSELHKSEAKELTALPKSGLSTTFFVCAGLILLIIGSKILLDGAVGLAEELGVSQAVIGLTLVAVGTSLPELTISIVAALRRHADVAVGNVLGSNIFNLLGILGISAILQPLQVHNRVYQFDQWVMIASSLLLFILLTTGRNLNRPEGTVLLCSYLAYLGFSFYIFAD from the coding sequence ATGGATATTCTGTTGCTGCTTTCCGGGATTGCTTTATTAAGTTTGGGTGGGGAAGCATTAATACGAGGATCACTTTCTGCTTCTCAGCGTCTTGGAATTTCTCCATTACTCAGTGGATTAATAATCGTAGGGTTCGGTACATCTGCACCTGAATTGGCAGTTTCTTTAGATGCCGCAGTGAACGAACGACCAGACCTTGCCATTGGCAATGTCGTTGGTAGTAATATTGGCAATATTTTTCTAATTTTGGGGCTTTGCGCGGTAATTACACCTCTCGCTGTTAGGCCATTGATATTGCGCAGGGATGCAAGTATGGTTTGTTTTGCGAGCTTGCTGTTTATTTTGTTTGCCAACGATCAAGTTGTTGGGATCGTCAATGGAATTGTCCTACTTCTTGCATTGATTGCGTACCTTCTCTGGGCATACTTGAGTGAGAAAGTTCGTACAGCTCCCTCCTCAGAACTTCATAAATCGGAAGCCAAAGAGCTGACAGCTTTACCAAAATCTGGACTCTCGACCACATTTTTTGTCTGCGCCGGCCTGATTCTTCTAATTATTGGTTCAAAAATTCTTTTAGATGGTGCCGTAGGTTTAGCTGAGGAATTAGGTGTATCTCAGGCTGTGATTGGTTTAACTCTGGTGGCAGTGGGCACATCCTTACCAGAGTTGACCATCTCCATCGTTGCTGCACTGAGGCGCCATGCTGATGTTGCTGTTGGAAATGTGCTTGGAAGTAATATTTTCAACCTACTCGGAATCCTTGGTATATCAGCAATCTTGCAACCACTTCAAGTTCATAACAGGGTTTATCAATTCGATCAATGGGTTATGATTGCTTCTTCATTGCTGCTGTTTATCTTGTTAACTACTGGACGCAACCTAAACAGACCGGAAGGCACCGTTCTATTGTGTAGTTATTTGGCTTACCTTGGTTTCAGTTTCTATATTTTTGCTGATTGA
- a CDS encoding choice-of-anchor L domain-containing protein, whose protein sequence is MKLLSITSVFLGCAISGYSAAVTITPTTDGGLLAGTILGSGVTIDPGSISYTGSATQGATFTDGGAIGISSGIILTSGDATLAVGPNSSSGTTGSLGTPGDADLSGLIGGTPTFDANILEFEFTTDTGDLFFDFVFASEEYNEFLGFIDPFGLFVDGVNYALAPDGSPISVGTVNCGPTGTDPGGPNCSFFNNNDGGFFDIEYDGFTDVFTASILGLGAGTHTMKFAISDASDMELDSSVFIAGGSFSAVDPTNPVPLPPTTLLIGIGLLAVSMRKFELNKR, encoded by the coding sequence GTGAAATTGCTTTCTATCACTTCTGTTTTCTTGGGTTGCGCGATTTCAGGCTACAGCGCAGCAGTAACGATTACACCTACCACGGATGGTGGTTTACTCGCCGGTACAATACTCGGGAGCGGCGTAACAATTGATCCAGGTTCGATAAGCTATACGGGAAGCGCTACCCAGGGAGCGACCTTCACCGATGGCGGTGCCATCGGAATTTCTTCCGGTATTATTCTGACATCGGGAGATGCTACGCTCGCTGTCGGCCCAAATTCCAGCTCAGGCACTACTGGATCCCTGGGAACCCCGGGCGATGCTGATTTGTCGGGTTTAATTGGTGGAACGCCGACCTTCGATGCCAATATTTTAGAATTTGAATTTACGACTGACACTGGCGATTTGTTTTTTGACTTTGTATTTGCTTCGGAGGAATATAATGAATTCCTCGGTTTTATCGACCCATTCGGCCTCTTCGTTGATGGTGTGAATTATGCGCTTGCGCCAGACGGATCCCCAATTTCGGTTGGCACAGTCAATTGTGGCCCTACCGGTACAGACCCTGGTGGACCGAATTGTAGTTTTTTTAACAACAACGACGGTGGCTTCTTCGATATTGAATATGACGGTTTCACGGATGTTTTTACGGCTAGCATCCTTGGTCTTGGAGCCGGTACACATACCATGAAATTTGCGATATCAGATGCTTCAGATATGGAATTGGATAGCTCGGTTTTCATTGCCGGTGGTTCATTTTCCGCAGTTGATCCCACAAATCCAGTGCCATTGCCTCCAACTACCCTGTTAATTGGTATTGGCTTACTTGCAGTGAGTATGCGTAAATTCGAGCTCAACAAGCGTTAA